A segment of the bacterium genome:
CCAGAGATGTTCCGGGAGTTTCAGTTCAGAATCTTACTCCACCATTAACCGGATGTTTACATGATTACACAGTTACAACCAATGACATGAAAAAGCTGGCTGATGCGCAGGTTCTTGTGGCCAATGGCGCAGGTATGGAATCTTTTTTGAATAGAATTGTAGCAGGATATCCCAATATAAAAATAGTACAGCTAGCAGGCGGTATACCTCTTATCAAAGGAGAGGGCAACGAAGGCGATAACCCACATGTATGGGTGAGTATTTTTAATGCGATGATCCAGGTAAAGAATTTAGGTAAAGCAATGGAAGAGTTTGATCCCAGCCATAAAGAGCTCTATGCGAAGAATACGGCTAATTATGTTGCAAAACTTGAAGCGCTGCGCCAGAAGATGCACTCTGAGTTAGCCCCTTATAAGGGCAATTCGATTATAACGTTTCATGAAGCATTTCCGTATTTTGCCCAGGAATTTGACTTAAAGATTGCTGCTGTAGTCGAGAGAGAGCCGGGGAGCGAACCTAGCGCACAAGAACTGGCCGATACCATTGAGCTTGTTAAAAAAAATAGAGTTTTGGCATTGTTTAGTGAACCACAATATTCAGCATCTGCGGCAGGGACTATAGCCAGGGAAACAGGGGCTAAAGTTTATGTGCTTGATCCTGCGGTAACCGGGCCGGATGACTATGACGCCTATATAAATATAATGAAAGATAACCTTAAGGTTTTAAAACAAGCCTTTCAGAACTAAGATAGCGGAGAGTAGCTTCTAATGAAAACTTGTGAGCATTGCTGTACGAAGATTGATAATTTAACAGTCAAATTTGGCGATAATGCCATACTTGATAATGTTAATTTGCATGTTAACTGCGGTGAGGTTATCGGTGTAGTCGGCCCGAATGGTGCCGGAAAAACCACTTTGCTAAGGACAATTCTTGGTGAGATTCCCTATCAAGGAAAAATAGCATTCCGGATAGCCGGTAGTGCTTCTAAAAAACCAAAGATAGGCTATGTTCCGCAAAAACTGCAATTTGACCTTTATTCTCCTATAAGCGTAACAGATCTTGTGGTTTCGGCAATAAGCCGTCATCCTATTTGGGTTGGAGTGAACAAAGATTTATCTGAAAAAGTAAAAGGTGTTTTATCTTTATTCTCAGCGGAACATCTATTGAAGAGAAGAGTAGGGGAGCTTTCAGGTGGAGAATTACAGCGAGTTCTGTTAGCTATCGCTATGACCCCTGAACCTGAACTATTGCTTTTAGATGAGCCATCTAGCGGAGTAGATATTAAGGGGCTGTCCCTTTTTTACCAAATCGTAGATGATTTAAGAAGGAAGCATGATATCGCGGTGATACTTGTGACCCATGATCTAGCAGGCGTATCTTCTTACGTTGACCGGCTTATACTCCTTAACCGGTCTATTATTGCAGAAGGAGATCCCAAAGAAGTGCTTTCAAATGAAAAGTTAGTAAAGGCCTTTGGCCCAGCTCTATGGAATATTTCTTGTCTGCCGAGCTTAACGTCAAAAGAAAATAATAAAAATGGCGATCATTGAGGTTTGGTATAGATTGCTGGATATGCTTCCGTTTAGCTGGACGCATTATGTTTTTATGAAGAATGCGCTTTTGGCGATATTACTCGTTACGCCATTGTTTGCAATTTTAGGGACAATGGTAGTAAATAACCGCATGGCTTTTTTTACTGATGTATTGGGCCATTCCGCGCTTACGGGAATTGCCATAGGGGTACTTTTAGGTTTTCATGATCCAACGTTTCCGATGATTTGTTTGGCTGTGGTTTTAGCCATCGCTATAAACTTGTTAAAAGATACCACCAAAGCTTCCGTTGATACTGTTTTGGGTGTTCTTATGGCATTTATCGTTGCCCTAGGTATTGTTATTTTGAGCAGGCAGGGTGGATTTGTAAAATATACAAGTTATTTGATTGGCGATATCCTCGCGGTTACTCCGCAGCAAATAGCCTGGTTTTTTGTAATAGCTGTGGTTGTTTTGGGGTATTGGTATACGGCAGGAAACGCCATGATACTTACCAGCGTTAATTCGTCTTTGGCGCGTAGCCGCAGGATCAATACTTTTCTTGTAGAGACAAGTTTTACGATACTTCTTGCGCTGGTGGTGATTGTTTCAATAAGGCTGGTGGGAATTTTAATCATAAATTCACTTTTAATTTTGCCTGCGGCAGCATCTCGCAATCTTGCACGAAACATTCATACATATACGGCATGGGCAGTAATTATAAGCATTCTTTCCGGTATCACAGGGTTAATCGTATCATACTATTGGGGGACAGCATCTGGAGCAACGATTGTTCTTTTTGCCTCCGGCTGTTATGGTATATCAGCATTATTAGGTAGGCGTTTAATGAAATGATGAATACACTGCAAACAATTATAACTAAGTCGCCTATTCTAGCAATATTTATTGTGTTCTGGGCTGGATTTATCGCGTCT
Coding sequences within it:
- a CDS encoding metal ABC transporter ATP-binding protein, which gives rise to MKTCEHCCTKIDNLTVKFGDNAILDNVNLHVNCGEVIGVVGPNGAGKTTLLRTILGEIPYQGKIAFRIAGSASKKPKIGYVPQKLQFDLYSPISVTDLVVSAISRHPIWVGVNKDLSEKVKGVLSLFSAEHLLKRRVGELSGGELQRVLLAIAMTPEPELLLLDEPSSGVDIKGLSLFYQIVDDLRRKHDIAVILVTHDLAGVSSYVDRLILLNRSIIAEGDPKEVLSNEKLVKAFGPALWNISCLPSLTSKENNKNGDH
- a CDS encoding metal ABC transporter permease translates to MIEVWYRLLDMLPFSWTHYVFMKNALLAILLVTPLFAILGTMVVNNRMAFFTDVLGHSALTGIAIGVLLGFHDPTFPMICLAVVLAIAINLLKDTTKASVDTVLGVLMAFIVALGIVILSRQGGFVKYTSYLIGDILAVTPQQIAWFFVIAVVVLGYWYTAGNAMILTSVNSSLARSRRINTFLVETSFTILLALVVIVSIRLVGILIINSLLILPAAASRNLARNIHTYTAWAVIISILSGITGLIVSYYWGTASGATIVLFASGCYGISALLGRRLMK
- a CDS encoding metal ABC transporter substrate-binding protein; this translates as MFRRRISTFILSILLMVCSFASVGIAASEAKEIKIVASFYPMYIMAKNVTRDVPGVSVQNLTPPLTGCLHDYTVTTNDMKKLADAQVLVANGAGMESFLNRIVAGYPNIKIVQLAGGIPLIKGEGNEGDNPHVWVSIFNAMIQVKNLGKAMEEFDPSHKELYAKNTANYVAKLEALRQKMHSELAPYKGNSIITFHEAFPYFAQEFDLKIAAVVEREPGSEPSAQELADTIELVKKNRVLALFSEPQYSASAAGTIARETGAKVYVLDPAVTGPDDYDAYINIMKDNLKVLKQAFQN